A genomic region of Miscanthus floridulus cultivar M001 chromosome 3, ASM1932011v1, whole genome shotgun sequence contains the following coding sequences:
- the LOC136542711 gene encoding BTB/POZ and MATH domain-containing protein 1-like — protein sequence MGAGRVCRGGPSSAHPAAGAAAGRPFPPLAASSSAYPSSAPSETASSSVTKTVNGSHHFKIAGYSLSKGIGVGKFIASESFNVGGFDWAIYFYPDGKSGEDGAAYVSLFIALASEGTDVRALFELTLVDQSGKGQDKVHTHFGRSLESGPYTLKYRGSMWGYKRFFKRTALETSDYLKDDCLLVNCTVGVVQSHTEGPKIYTIPVPRSNMALHIGQLLTSGKRTDIAFEVDGEMFPAHKVILSARSPVFRAQLFGPMKDKDMKCIKIEDMEAPVFKAVLHFMYWDELPDIEELTGVNTTWVFTLMAQHLLAAADRYALERLKLLCELKLCEDVAINTVANTLALAEQHHCYQLKTVCLKFVALPENLKAVMQTDGFDYLQQSCPSILTELLEYVAKVGEHSVSPCLYSTEVLDGGDANGRRVKPRI from the exons ATGGGCGCCGGCCGTGTCTGCCGCGGCGGCCCCTCCTCCGCCcaccccgccgccggcgccgccgcggggCGGCCGTTCCCGCCCCTCGCCGCGTCCTCCTCCGCCTACCCTTCCTCGGCCCCCTCCGAGACGGCGTCCTCGTCGGTCACCAAGACGGTGAACGGCTCCCACCACTTCAAGATCGCGGGCTACTCCCTCTCCAAAGGGATCGGGGTGGGGAAGTTCATCGCCTCCGAGTCCTTCAACGTGGGGGGATTCGACTGGGCGATCTACTTCTACCCCGACGGGAAGAGCGGCGAGGATGGCGCTGCCTACGTCTCGCTCTTCATAGCCCTTGCCAGCGAGGGCACCGATGTGCGCGCGCTGTTCGAGCTCACGCTCGTCGACCAGAGCGGCAAGGGCCAGGACAAGGTGCATACCCACTTTGGGAGGTCGCTCGAGAGCGGCCCATACACCCTCAAGTACCGCGGCAGCATGTG GGGCTACAAGCGTTTCTTCAAACGAACTGCCCTGGAAACATCAGACTATCTTAAAGATGATTGCCTTTTAGTGAACTGCACTGTTGGCGTTGTTCAATCACATACTGAAGGACCAAAGATATACACAATTCCAGTACCGCGGTCCAACATGGCTCTACATATTGGTCAGCTATTGACAAGTGGAAAGAGGACAGACATTGCATTCGAAGTTGATGGAGAGATGTTTCCTGCCCACAAAGTGATTCTTTCAGCCCGGTCTCCTGTTTTTAGGGCACAACTTTTTGGTCCGATGAAGGATAAGGACATGAAGTGTATAAAGATTGAAGACATGGAGGCTCCAGTATTCAAG GCCGTGCTCCATTTCATGTACTGGGATGAGTTGCCGGATATTGAAGAGCTTACTGGTGTAAATACAACTTGGGTATTCACCTTGATGGCTCAGCATTTACTTGCTGCTGCAGACCGTTATGCATTGGAGAGATTAAAATTGCTCTGTGAACTTAAGCTGTGTGAAGATGTTGCAATAAACACAGTGGCAAATACTTTGGCACTGGCTGAACAGCACCACTGTTATCAGCTAAAAACTGTTTGCTTGAAATTTGTGGCTCTACCTGAGAATTTGAAAG CTGTCATGCAAACCGATGGGTTTGATTATTTGCAGCAAAGCTGCCCATCCATCCTAACCGAGCTTCTTGAATATGTGGCCAAGGTAGGAGAGCACTCAGTGAGCCCCTGCTTGTATTCAACTGAAGTCCTTGATGGTGGCGATGCCAATGGACGACGCGTGAAACCAAGGATCTAA